TCGTCTCTGACCATCACCGACGCACAATTTCGCTCGAACCTCGCCCGCGGGGGAGACGGTGCAGAAGATGGCGGGTTTGCCGGCGGCGGTGGCATCCTCACCTTCAACTCCGAAGCCAGCATCCAACGTGTGCAGATCATCGCCAACCGCGCGGTGGGCGGCAGCGCAGGCGACGGTGGCACAGCCGGCCCTGCTGGCGGCGGAGGCGTGTATCTATGGCGGGCCAAGCCGGAGGGACCCGCAACGAATAGCATCACGAATGCGATCATCGCCGACAACGCGGTGGAGATCGGGAGGGGGCAAATTACCGGCGGCGGAGGCGGCGGTATCCAGGCCCAAGGACTCACAGCCGAAATCACCCACGTCACGCTGGCCCGCAATCGCCTAGGAGAGCAGTTGATCGCCGGCGAGGCGTTGGTGGTGGTCGAAGCGCCCGGCGTGAGCACCACGACGGTGCACCTGAACTACAGTGTTGTGGCCGATCATGCGACCAAACCGGCCGGCGCAGCGATCGTGGTGCTGCCGGACAACACGCTGAATCTCACACGCGGGTTGTTCGCCAACAACGCCGCGGATACGAACGGCGACCCATCTCAGCTCCCGTCCGGGACGATCAACGGCCTGGACACGACGATTCGCGTGGATTCGGCAGGATTCGCCTCGCCCGGCGCACCGCAATATAACTATCGCCTCACGGCCGAATCACCTGCAATTGACCAGGCCATCGGCAGCGCCACGCCGGACGACTTCGAGGGCCGCGTGCGACCGAGTGGCGCTGCGCCCGACCTGGGCGCGCACGAATTCGATGCCGTCCCTCCCGAGCCACCCGATCTTCCAACGCCGCGGGCCTACATTCCGATCTTGCTCACGGAGTGAACTGCGTCAGCCCACTCGTAAACAAAGCAGCGCCCAACGCGCTTGGAGCGCGTCGGGCGCTGAATCACGTGGCAAATACGCCCGAGCAATCGTTCATGACTGGCCGGGCAACACGCACGCCTCACTAGCACATGCCGCGGAATTCGTCGAGGTCCAGCATCCACTCGTCCTCGTGCAACACCTCGGGCACGGGGAAGCCGTTGAACGGCGAGCCGACCGAATACACGTAGGCGCCGGCCGTCTTGAGCACCAGCCGGTCGCCGGCTTTCAGCTCGACCGGCGAGCGCATCTCGAACAGCGTGTCGAGCGAGTCGCACGTCGGGCCGGCCAGGCGATACGTGCGCATGCCCAACGGGCGCGCGTCGCGGATCACCGGCTGCACGGCAGGGCGGATGCCGTCCGGGATCTCATACAGGCCGGAGAAGTAACCGCCATCCACATACAGCCAGGTCTGCCCGTCAGGCCGCTGCGCCAAGCCGGTAATCTCCAGCACCATGTCGGCGGCGCTGCCACTCACGCCGCGCCCCGGCTCCAGGAAGAGCCGCTTGGCGCCCGGTGCGCACGTCTCAAGGACGGCATAGACGGCGTCGGCGATCTCTTGCGGTTGCGGCGTCGGGCCGGTGTAGGGCGCGGGGAAGCCGCCGCCGATGTCAATGAAATCGAGCGGGATGCCGGCCTCGCGCGCCATCTTCCAGGCCGGCGCGATTTCGTTCAGCGCGTCGGCCCAGGTATCCGGGCGCACGCACTGCGAGCCGACGTGGAAGGCCAATCCTACGGGCTTCAGACCGCGCGCTTGCGCTAGTCTGAGCAACTCGACGGCGCGGCGCGGCTCCACGCCAAACTTGTGCGTGAGTGGCCACAGCGCGCCCTGGTGTGTCACCGTCATGCGCACATAGACTTCCAGCGGATCGGCCGGATCGTTGAACTGCGTCAGCTTCTCCACTTCGTGTTCGGAGTCGTAGGCGAACAGGCGAATGCCGGCTTGGACGGCGAACGCAATGTGGGCAGGTTGCTTGACCGGGTTGCTGAAGAAGATGCGACTGCCCGGCACGCCGATGTCCAGCAGAGCCTGGATCTCCGCCTTCGATGCCACTTCGAACCGGGCGCCATCCACGCGCGACAGCGCCGCCAGCAGCGATGGATGCGGGTTGGACTTCATGGCATATCCCACCGTAGCGCCGGGGAACGCGCGCTGGATCGCTTTGAAATTTTCGACGGCGCGCGCCGGCGAGAGGATGAGCGACAGCGTTGGGATGCGCCAAATGGGATGATCGCCAGGTGTGGCAGGATACTCGTTGAAGGCGCGGGGGCTGAGCGGATGCGCCGTGCTCGAGTGTTGAGGGATCGAGAAATTCGTCTTTGCCGCGCGCGACACATTCGCGCCCACGTTCACACGCTGCAAGGTCTTGTCCATCTAATACAGAAGCTATTCCTCCTTCGCGGCCCCAGCCAACCCCACGCGATTCACGCGAAGCGCCGTACCGCATCGAAAACCGGTTGCAAAACGGGCGGGATACTATCACAAATTCAGCGATGTGGGGGTGCGCAACCTTAAATTTTCTAGCCGCAACCTTAAATCGTCCGCGCGAGGCAGGCGTGCCAACGGGCAACCGACGGCGCGAACAACAGGTCAGGCGTCAAGCACGGTTGCTAGCGCTTCGTTAATTTATCGGCGCTGCGGGCGCGCCGGGGACGGATGTGCCGCCGCCACATCAACCACCGTTCGACGAGGGGAACGGTGGCGGGGCAGTTGTCGCGTGATCTTCGGATGCTCACCGGGCGACCCGAAGACCGCACACATCGTTAGGGGGCGTTTATGAGACACAAAGGAGTGCGGGCTTTCCCGCAACGGAATCGAAATGCTGAATCACCGCCGCCACCGCTGCCGGTTGAAGCGCGTCGCGATCTTCGGGTGCGCCATCGCATTGTTCATCGTCTTGAGCGCCATGCAGGCCAACGTCAGCGCGGCGCTGCTCGGTGAGATCTTCCCTGAACCGACACCCCCTACATCCGAGACGGCCCATGCCGTCGCCCAGCCCGTCCTCGATCAAACGACCGAAGCCGACGCCGACGGTGCCTCCCCGGCGTACGTCGAGCAAATGATCTGGCAGCTCAATCAATATCGCATTCAGCACAATGTGCCGCCGCTCAAAGTCAATCCCGCTCTGATGCAAGCGGCCCAGAGCTACGCTGAGAGATTGGCGTTGGGGAACTTTTTCGGGCACTACGACCCCGATTTCAACTGCAACCGGCCATCCGACCGCGCGGCCGCCGCCGGCTACACCGAGTGGAACGTGATCGGCGAGAACCTCGCAGCCGGCTATTCCACGCCCGAATCGGCGCTGGACGCGCTAAAACGCAGTGCGGGACACAACGCCACCATGCTCAGCGTAGATTTTCGCGAGGTCGGCATCGGCTACTACTACGAACAGAACGACGCAGCGAACGTACGGCAGAACGGCGCGTGTCCCTATACCGGCGTCGGCGGGCCCTACCGCCACTACTGGGTGCAATTGTTGGGCGCGCGCAGCAACAACGGCGTGCCCGTCTTTCCGGTCGTCATCAACGGCGAGGCCGTGAGCACCACGCAGCGCTTGGTAAATCTACACATCCACGGCGCCGTGGGCGGCAACACGTGGGTGCATCAAATGCGATTCAGCGAGGATAACGCCACCTGGAGCCCGTATGAGCCGTATCACCCGCAGCGCCCCTTCCTGCTCTCTGCCGGTGCCGGCCTCAAGACCGTATACGTGCAACTGATAGCCGGCGTCACCGTGCAGACGTCCAGCGACTCGATCTATCTGGCGGATAGCGGTGAAACGGATCCGTCCATGCCGCCGCGCGCCTTCATCCCGATTGTCAATCGCGCCGCTGTGCCCGAACAGGCGCAGTGAGCGTTCAATATGATGATGCGCTTGCTGGGCGCAGGTTTCGACAAGCTCAGCCCGCGCCTATGTCTGAAAGCGCATTCGGTTTCAACTACGGCGCGTACAATGCGCGTTGGATATGGAACTCGACCAACTGTGGGAAGCCATCTTCAGCGAGGATGCCGAGCGCGTGCGCAGCGCATGGGCCGGGTTGAATGCGCAGGAGCGCACGTCGGTGCGCCGCTTGTTGGAACGCATCACGGGCGACGCACAACGCATCGAAGCCCAGCGTGCAGCAGCGCGATTCGCGCTCAACGCGCTGGAAATCCGCTATCTCACCGCCGCGCCTGAGGGCGACCTGCCCAAGGGTGCGCTGGATTTCGCCCGTAATCTGGCGCATGACACCGGGCGCCGGCTCAAGGCAACCTTTGGCCGACTCACGGCTGCGCTCAAGCGCGACGGCACACTGATCACTCAATCCGACATCGAGTCCGACCGCCGGTTGAGCGACGCCATCCTTGCCCGCTACCCCGCGCACGGCATTCTGTCTGAGGAGCGCGACAAGATCTTTCGCGGCCAGGAGTGGTGCTGGGTGATTGACCCGATTGACGGCACGACCAACTTCACGTGGGGGATGCCGGCCTGGGGCGTGCTCATCGGCCTGCTGCATTTTGGCCAGCCGGTGCTCGGCGTGGCCGACTTCCCCATGACCGACGAGCAATACTACGCGGTGCGCGGCGGCGGCGCCTGGCTGAACGAGACGCCGATTCACGTCGCAACGGTGAACCGAGACGAGCGCACCGGAGAGCCCATGGTGCAAAAGACGCAGCTCTTCGCCTGCTGCACACGCACCCTTCAGCATGGCCAGCCCGACATCCCGATGAAGCTCCGCATCATCGGGACGACCGGCTACGACCTGGCACTGGTGGCCAAGGGCGCCTGCCTCGGCAGCCTGGACATGACCTCGCACGTCTGGGATGTGGCCGCCGTCTGGCCGCTGATCGAGGAGGCAGGCGGATGCGTCCGAACGAACTTACAACGTGAACTCTTCCCCCTACAGCCTGGTCAGGATTACGGAGCGTTGGCGTTCTCTATCCTTGCCGCTTGCTCATCGCCCATGATGGCCTATCTGGAGCGGCAACTAGGCGACCGATTTTTTAATTGACATAAAAATTTTAGTGAGTTCCTTCCACTCCTCGACGTTGATCGTCTCGGCGCGTCGCCCCGGCTCGATGCCACTCTGCATCAGGATTGCCTCCACTTGAGCTTTGTTCAAGCCCAAACCGGCAGCAAGGGTGTTGCGCAACTGTTTGCGTGGCTGGCTGAACCCGGCTTTGACTACCCGAAAGAATGCCTGGGCGCCTATATCCGGCGGCTGGGCATGTGGCCGGATCCGCAACACGGCCGACTCCACCTCCGGTTGGGGATAGAACCGGCTCGGCGGAATCTTGAACAGCAACTCGGGCCGGCCATAGAACTGCACACTGACGGCCAACAGGCTCATGTTCGGTGGCTGTGCTGTCACTCGCTCGGCCACCTCGGTTTGAACCGTCAGCACGATCGTCGCGATAGGCAGGCCGCATTCCAGAATGCGCCGGATGGCGGCCGAGGTGATGTAATACGGCAGGTTGGCCACGAAGCGGATCGCCTTGAACGGCCTGCCGAATGCGCGCTCCGCCTCGCGGACCAGGCCGGCGAAATCCACTTCGAGCGCATCGCCGTGGACGACGGTGATATTCCGCGCCTCGCCCAGCGCATCTTGCAGCACGGGGATAAGCGCTTGATCCAGCTCGATCGCCACAACCCAACCGGCACGTTCCACCAGGTGCACGGTGAGCGCACCTGTGCCCGGACCGATCTCGAAGGCCAAATCGTCTCGTTCGATCTCGGCCGCCTCGACGATGCGGCGCGCCGTAGCGTCGTCGGTCAAGAAATTCTGCCCAAGGCTTTTGCGGGGAACGATGCCGCGGGCTTGACGCCGGCTACTCAAGGCGATAGCGTATCTGACTGGGGACGGGGGTGAGCAGGTAAACGTCTACCCAGCGGTACCACAACTTGAGGTTGTCGTCGTCGTAGCCCAGGTCAATGCGCTTACCGGTGATCGCGCCGCCGGTGTCGCACGCGTTGCCGATGCCATAGCCCGGCACATAGACATTCGAGCCGAGGCTGATGACCCGCGGGTCCACGGCCACGATGCCGAAGCGCATGTTCTGCCCGCAGCGCGTCCGGCCGTACCACGACGTGTTGCGTGAGACGCCCGACGTGCTGGCCGAGTAGGACGTGGCCAGCATGCGAATCTTGCGCCAATATTGCACCGGCCCCTGAGGCGTATCGAGCGTGCGGATAACGACTTTGGTGCCGTACTTGTAGACGCGCGGTTGTGGGGGACGGGCGACGAAATCGGCGATCAGCTCGCGTTTGACCTCAAGACCGTCTTCGAACGTGACCAGGCTGCGTCGCTCGCGCACGCCGCGCGCGCCGTCCTGTGCCAGCACCTGCGTGTCCAGCTCGAGCTCCGGGTCGGCTTCCCAGACGGTCTCGAACGGGATGTAGTCCTGGGCGATTTGAATTTCGCGCTTGATCCGCACGACGCGAATTTCGGTGTTGGGAGCAACCGGGGCATCCAGTGCCGGCTGAGCGTAGTCCTGTTCGAGCAGCACGATGTTCATCTCGGCCAGCACATCGGCCACGGTGTCGTGCAGGGTGCGCGTGCGTACCTGGCGCCCGTCCACCCAGATCGTGACCGGCTTGGCCCGCTCGATCGTCACTTGCATCTCCGGCTGCACCGGCGTTCCCAGCCCCGGCACGACTTTGTCGGCCAGGTAAACCATGAACCCGGCCTGCAGCAGCGCTTCGCCGACCGTCCGGGCCGACGTCTTGATGGCAAGGGTCTGGCCGCCGACTTCCTGGATCATGAGAGGCACGGCCCGGCGGAGTTCAATGCGCGCATCCGGCAGGCGCGAGGACGGCACAAGCGCCGACTCGGGTGCGAACCGAGGTTTCGGCGCAGCGGGCAACACGTCATCGAAGCCGCCGTTGACCGAAACCAGATCGTTGACGCTGAGCGAATAGCCCAGATCGGCGAGGACCTCCGAGCCGCGCGTTCGTTGCGTCCGGATCCACTTCGGCTCCTCGTTGTCCACAGATAACTGCACCAACTTGGCGCGCTGGATGACGATCGTGTCGTTGCGATTGAGGGTGGCGGTCTTCGCCGGCAGCACGATGTCCTCGGGCAGAAGTTCGACGCCGGCCTCGCGCAGCGCGCCCTCGACCGTGGTCTGATGCGTGCGCAGGTTGATGATCTTGTCCCCATCAATGATGGTTGCCGGGATAAAGGTGTTGAGGTAGCCTACCGTCAGCAGGCTGAACACGCCAAGGATGATCGGGATCGCCAGCCAACGTAGCCGCCTGGCACGGGGCTTGGTGACCGATAAGGGCGGTTCCGGCGTGGACGTCTTTTCCATCATGACCGCTGGATCGCTATGAATCCTAAAAGTGTGTGTTGCCAGGCATCCCTACGACACCCGAAAGAGACTTCTTACCGTTGCTACCTTCCGGTCCTGGCGGGGTTCGAAGGCTTCCGCCGCGCAGGACCCGGCAACACGCAGAACATGATAACCAGTTGCTCGGATCTGTCAATTGTGATAGAGTCACGGTCACAACGACGGAAGGCCGTCGCTTGCGCCCATAGCTCAACTGGATAGAGCACTTGACTTCGGATCAAGGGGTTGTGGGTTCGAATCCTGCTGGGCGCGCCTATCGCAGGGGTCAGACCGCTCGGAGCGGCCTGACCCCTCAATGTTGTTTCATGTAAAATTTCTCCGTGAAACACGGCCTGGACGGCAGACACATGGCAGGCGTGATTAGCGACTTCGACCTCGGTTACATCATGGGGATCATCGTCGGCGAGGGATCATTCACCGGAGACTGGCGCAACCCCTGCCTGCAAATCAAGTTGCACCAACGCGATGTCGCCGTGCTCGAGTTTCTCCAGAACACCTTGGGGGGCAAAATCTACGGGCCGTACCACCATGGCGACAGGCACTATTCGATGTGGATGCTGCGCGGCGATGAGTTAGATCACGCTGTGGATCTGTTCGTCCGGCATCTCCCACCCAGCCATCGCCGCAACCAGTTTCTGGCTTGGCTGACGAAATATGC
The window above is part of the Candidatus Roseilinea sp. genome. Proteins encoded here:
- the rsmA gene encoding ribosomal RNA small subunit methyltransferase A; the encoded protein is MSSRRQARGIVPRKSLGQNFLTDDATARRIVEAAEIERDDLAFEIGPGTGALTVHLVERAGWVVAIELDQALIPVLQDALGEARNITVVHGDALEVDFAGLVREAERAFGRPFKAIRFVANLPYYITSAAIRRILECGLPIATIVLTVQTEVAERVTAQPPNMSLLAVSVQFYGRPELLFKIPPSRFYPQPEVESAVLRIRPHAQPPDIGAQAFFRVVKAGFSQPRKQLRNTLAAGLGLNKAQVEAILMQSGIEPGRRAETINVEEWKELTKIFMSIKKSVA
- a CDS encoding ornithine decarboxylase — translated: MDKTLQRVNVGANVSRAAKTNFSIPQHSSTAHPLSPRAFNEYPATPGDHPIWRIPTLSLILSPARAVENFKAIQRAFPGATVGYAMKSNPHPSLLAALSRVDGARFEVASKAEIQALLDIGVPGSRIFFSNPVKQPAHIAFAVQAGIRLFAYDSEHEVEKLTQFNDPADPLEVYVRMTVTHQGALWPLTHKFGVEPRRAVELLRLAQARGLKPVGLAFHVGSQCVRPDTWADALNEIAPAWKMAREAGIPLDFIDIGGGFPAPYTGPTPQPQEIADAVYAVLETCAPGAKRLFLEPGRGVSGSAADMVLEITGLAQRPDGQTWLYVDGGYFSGLYEIPDGIRPAVQPVIRDARPLGMRTYRLAGPTCDSLDTLFEMRSPVELKAGDRLVLKTAGAYVYSVGSPFNGFPVPEVLHEDEWMLDLDEFRGMC